The proteins below come from a single Alnus glutinosa chromosome 9, dhAlnGlut1.1, whole genome shotgun sequence genomic window:
- the LOC133877867 gene encoding uncharacterized protein LOC133877867 isoform X1, with the protein MAGPSLGRVKLTDLVPSEGLPSDSYKLSVSTLSQSLAQYSAAIIQFPASDGALLRSGLDSARLYFHQRASCPAADMMHTNDSREWCKTSGYNADPQLWLETYDYRPGLTPNEPNNVMDLPPAGLPDVFALLGKAARDILDAISFYLNLRSSPFTEILDNVPLRNREISSSVLSVCCHARTSFQGAQHHNLATQEDGQLVIFPDHEHQVDKSLLSLVKSDKAGLHIRDFHGRWILVDGDLGPQEAIVYPGLALYQATAGYVNPALYRTEINSIQGNMYGRCSLAFKLMPRSMTSLSCSEMRAAGHGVEAQFQLPVSVDDFMQRSHPTDQLFNRQNIPCFNFPAAQDGSMKPLMRRRKNDSRSKPLPPSKRLRLEAQRVLKERVQDIADKKGIKLRFCNLKECESHVHTLDSPCANIRMEIAWPPGVPFVHPHDLPNKAKIGFLEAYEPGWTATHDMELSLTEPGQASQRSANCNCNSPQVSYPHCNASYVSYVLEAVELFALHMQTQQTEKRSWLPLSIVNFVISLICSVVK; encoded by the exons ATGGCAGGCCCGTCTTTGGGTCGTGTGAAGCTCACTGATCTAGTACCCTCTGAAGGTCTTCCTTCTGATTCTTATAAATTATCAGTCTCGACTTTGTCACAGTCACTAGCTCAATATTCTGCTGCCATCATCCAGTTTCCTGCAAGTGATGGGGCTCTTTTAAGATCTGGATTGGATTCTGCTCGCCTATACTTTCACCAAAGAGCATCATGCCCAGCTGCGGATATGATGCATACCAATGACTCTCGTGAGTGGTGCAAGACGTCTGGTTACAATGCAGATCCTCAGCTGTGGCTAGAAACTTATGATTACCGGCCAGGCCTTACTCCTAATGAGCCCAACAATGTAATGGATCTCCCTCCAGCTGGTTTGCCAGACGTATTTGCTCTGCTTGGAAAGGCAGCTCGGGATATTCTGGATGCCATCAGCTTCTATTTGAACTTGCGCAGCTCTCCATTTACTGAGATACTAGATAATGTTCCCCTGAGAAATCGGGAAATTTCATCTTCGGTATTGTCTGTTTGCTGTCATGCGAGGACATCATTTCAGGGAGCACAACACCATAATTTAGCAACCCAAGAGGATGGCCAGTTGGTTATTTTTCCTGACCACGAGCACCAAGTTGATAAAAGCTTGTTATCTCTTGTTAAATCAGATAAGGCAGGTTTACATATAAGAGATTTTCATGGCCGATGGATTCTAGTGGATGGAGATCTTGGTCCTCAAGAAGCCATTGTTTATCCTGGGCTTGCACTTTATCAGGCAACAGCAGGCTATGTCAACCCTGCGTTGTACAGAACAGAGATTAATAGCATCCAGGGAAACATGTATGGACGATGTTCTTTGGCTTTCAAACTCATGCCCAGATCCATGACCAGTCTCAGTTGCTCAGAGATGAGAGCAGCTGGTCACGGGGTTGAAGCTCAGTTCCAGCTTCCAGTATCGGTGGATGACTTCATGCAGAGATCCCACCCAACTGATCAGCTCTTCAACAGGCAGAATATCCCGTGTTTCAATTTTCCCGCAGCCCAAGATG GATCTATGAAGCCCTtgatgaggaggaggaagaatgATTCGAGAAGCAAACCTTTGCCACCTTCCAAGAGGTTACGGCTTGAGGCTCAGAGAGTTCTGAAGGAGAGGGTTCAGGATATTGCTGATAAGAAGGGGATCAAGCTGAGGTTTTGTAACCTGAAGGAATGTGAAAGTCATGTTCACACGCTAGATAGCCCATGTGCCAATATAAGAATGGAGATCGCGTGGCCACCTGGAGTACCATTTGTTCATCCCCATGATCTACCTAATAAGGCAAAGATTGGTTTCCTTGAAGCATACGAACCTGGTTGGACAGCTACTCATGATATGGAGTTAAGTCTTACTGAACCTGGACAGGCCAGTCAACGCTCGGCTAATTGTAACTGTAACTCTCCTCAAGTTTCATATCCACATTGCAATGCATCTTATGTTAGTTATGTATTAGAGGCCGTTGAGTTATTTGCTTTACACATGCAAACACAACAAACTGAAAAGAGGAGCTGGCTACCTCTGAGTATTGTTAATTTTGTCATATCACTAATATGTTCAGTTGTCAAATAG
- the LOC133877867 gene encoding uncharacterized protein LOC133877867 isoform X2, whose amino-acid sequence MAGPSLGRVKLTDLVPSEGLPSDSYKLSVSTLSQSLAQYSAAIIQFPASDGALLRSGLDSARLYFHQRASCPAADMMHTNDSREWCKTSGYNADPQLWLETYDYRPGLTPNEPNNVMDLPPAGLPDVFALLGKAARDILDAISFYLNLRSSPFTEILDNVPLRNREISSSVLSVCCHARTSFQGAQHHNLATQEDGQLVIFPDHEHQVDKSLLSLVKSDKAGLHIRDFHGRWILVDGDLGPQEAIVYPGLALYQATAGYVNPALYRTEINSIQGNMYGRCSLAFKLMPRSMTSLSCSEMRAAGHGVEAQFQLPVSVDDFMQRSHPTDQLFNRQNIPCFNFPAAQDGSMKPLMRRRKNDSRSKPLPPSKRLRLEAQRVLKERVQDIADKKGIKLRFCNLKECESHVHTLDSPCANIRMEIAWPPGVPFVHPHDLPNKAKIGFLEAYEPGWTATHDMELSLTEPGQASQRSANCN is encoded by the exons ATGGCAGGCCCGTCTTTGGGTCGTGTGAAGCTCACTGATCTAGTACCCTCTGAAGGTCTTCCTTCTGATTCTTATAAATTATCAGTCTCGACTTTGTCACAGTCACTAGCTCAATATTCTGCTGCCATCATCCAGTTTCCTGCAAGTGATGGGGCTCTTTTAAGATCTGGATTGGATTCTGCTCGCCTATACTTTCACCAAAGAGCATCATGCCCAGCTGCGGATATGATGCATACCAATGACTCTCGTGAGTGGTGCAAGACGTCTGGTTACAATGCAGATCCTCAGCTGTGGCTAGAAACTTATGATTACCGGCCAGGCCTTACTCCTAATGAGCCCAACAATGTAATGGATCTCCCTCCAGCTGGTTTGCCAGACGTATTTGCTCTGCTTGGAAAGGCAGCTCGGGATATTCTGGATGCCATCAGCTTCTATTTGAACTTGCGCAGCTCTCCATTTACTGAGATACTAGATAATGTTCCCCTGAGAAATCGGGAAATTTCATCTTCGGTATTGTCTGTTTGCTGTCATGCGAGGACATCATTTCAGGGAGCACAACACCATAATTTAGCAACCCAAGAGGATGGCCAGTTGGTTATTTTTCCTGACCACGAGCACCAAGTTGATAAAAGCTTGTTATCTCTTGTTAAATCAGATAAGGCAGGTTTACATATAAGAGATTTTCATGGCCGATGGATTCTAGTGGATGGAGATCTTGGTCCTCAAGAAGCCATTGTTTATCCTGGGCTTGCACTTTATCAGGCAACAGCAGGCTATGTCAACCCTGCGTTGTACAGAACAGAGATTAATAGCATCCAGGGAAACATGTATGGACGATGTTCTTTGGCTTTCAAACTCATGCCCAGATCCATGACCAGTCTCAGTTGCTCAGAGATGAGAGCAGCTGGTCACGGGGTTGAAGCTCAGTTCCAGCTTCCAGTATCGGTGGATGACTTCATGCAGAGATCCCACCCAACTGATCAGCTCTTCAACAGGCAGAATATCCCGTGTTTCAATTTTCCCGCAGCCCAAGATG GATCTATGAAGCCCTtgatgaggaggaggaagaatgATTCGAGAAGCAAACCTTTGCCACCTTCCAAGAGGTTACGGCTTGAGGCTCAGAGAGTTCTGAAGGAGAGGGTTCAGGATATTGCTGATAAGAAGGGGATCAAGCTGAGGTTTTGTAACCTGAAGGAATGTGAAAGTCATGTTCACACGCTAGATAGCCCATGTGCCAATATAAGAATGGAGATCGCGTGGCCACCTGGAGTACCATTTGTTCATCCCCATGATCTACCTAATAAGGCAAAGATTGGTTTCCTTGAAGCATACGAACCTGGTTGGACAGCTACTCATGATATGGAGTTAAGTCTTACTGAACCTGGACAGGCCAGTCAACGCTCGGCTAATTGTAACT GA
- the LOC133877867 gene encoding uncharacterized protein LOC133877867 isoform X3 yields the protein MAGPSLGRVKLTDLVPSEGLPSDSYKLSVSTLSQSLAQYSAAIIQFPASDGALLRSGLDSARLYFHQRASCPAADMMHTNDSREWCKTSGYNADPQLWLETYDYRPGLTPNEPNNVMDLPPAGLPDVFALLGKAARDILDAISFYLNLRSSPFTEILDNVPLRNREISSSVLSVCCHARTSFQGAQHHNLATQEDGQLVIFPDHEHQVDKSLLSLVKSDKAGLHIRDFHGRWILVDGDLGPQEAIVYPGLALYQATAGYVNPALYRTEINSIQGNMYGRCSLAFKLMPRSMTSLSCSEMRAAGHGVEAQFQLPVSVDDFMQRSHPTDQLFNRQNIPCFNFPAAQDGSMKPLMRRRKNDSRSKPLPPSKRLRLEAQRVLKERVQDIADKKGIKLRFCNLKECESHVHTLDSPCANIRMEIAWPPGVPFVHPHDLPNKAKIGFLEAYEPGWTATHDMELSLTEPGQASQRSAN from the exons ATGGCAGGCCCGTCTTTGGGTCGTGTGAAGCTCACTGATCTAGTACCCTCTGAAGGTCTTCCTTCTGATTCTTATAAATTATCAGTCTCGACTTTGTCACAGTCACTAGCTCAATATTCTGCTGCCATCATCCAGTTTCCTGCAAGTGATGGGGCTCTTTTAAGATCTGGATTGGATTCTGCTCGCCTATACTTTCACCAAAGAGCATCATGCCCAGCTGCGGATATGATGCATACCAATGACTCTCGTGAGTGGTGCAAGACGTCTGGTTACAATGCAGATCCTCAGCTGTGGCTAGAAACTTATGATTACCGGCCAGGCCTTACTCCTAATGAGCCCAACAATGTAATGGATCTCCCTCCAGCTGGTTTGCCAGACGTATTTGCTCTGCTTGGAAAGGCAGCTCGGGATATTCTGGATGCCATCAGCTTCTATTTGAACTTGCGCAGCTCTCCATTTACTGAGATACTAGATAATGTTCCCCTGAGAAATCGGGAAATTTCATCTTCGGTATTGTCTGTTTGCTGTCATGCGAGGACATCATTTCAGGGAGCACAACACCATAATTTAGCAACCCAAGAGGATGGCCAGTTGGTTATTTTTCCTGACCACGAGCACCAAGTTGATAAAAGCTTGTTATCTCTTGTTAAATCAGATAAGGCAGGTTTACATATAAGAGATTTTCATGGCCGATGGATTCTAGTGGATGGAGATCTTGGTCCTCAAGAAGCCATTGTTTATCCTGGGCTTGCACTTTATCAGGCAACAGCAGGCTATGTCAACCCTGCGTTGTACAGAACAGAGATTAATAGCATCCAGGGAAACATGTATGGACGATGTTCTTTGGCTTTCAAACTCATGCCCAGATCCATGACCAGTCTCAGTTGCTCAGAGATGAGAGCAGCTGGTCACGGGGTTGAAGCTCAGTTCCAGCTTCCAGTATCGGTGGATGACTTCATGCAGAGATCCCACCCAACTGATCAGCTCTTCAACAGGCAGAATATCCCGTGTTTCAATTTTCCCGCAGCCCAAGATG GATCTATGAAGCCCTtgatgaggaggaggaagaatgATTCGAGAAGCAAACCTTTGCCACCTTCCAAGAGGTTACGGCTTGAGGCTCAGAGAGTTCTGAAGGAGAGGGTTCAGGATATTGCTGATAAGAAGGGGATCAAGCTGAGGTTTTGTAACCTGAAGGAATGTGAAAGTCATGTTCACACGCTAGATAGCCCATGTGCCAATATAAGAATGGAGATCGCGTGGCCACCTGGAGTACCATTTGTTCATCCCCATGATCTACCTAATAAGGCAAAGATTGGTTTCCTTGAAGCATACGAACCTGGTTGGACAGCTACTCATGATATGGAGTTAAGTCTTACTGAACCTGGACAGGCCAGTCAACGCTCGGCTAATT GA
- the LOC133877867 gene encoding uncharacterized protein LOC133877867 isoform X4, with amino-acid sequence MAGPSLGRVKLTDLVPSEGLPSDSYKLSVSTLSQSLAQYSAAIIQFPASDGALLRSGLDSARLYFHQRASCPAADMMHTNDSREWCKTSGYNADPQLWLETYDYRPGLTPNEPNNVMDLPPAGLPDVFALLGKAARDILDAISFYLNLRSSPFTEILDNVPLRNREISSSVLSVCCHARTSFQGAQHHNLATQEDGQLVIFPDHEHQVDKSLLSLVKSDKAGLHIRDFHGRWILVDGDLGPQEAIVYPGLALYQATAGYVNPALYRTEINSIQGNMYGRCSLAFKLMPRSMTSLSCSEMRAAGHGVEAQFQLPVSVDDFMQRSHPTDQLFNRQNIPCFNFPAAQDGSMKPLMRRRKNDSRSKPLPPSKRLRLEAQRVLKERVQDIADKKGIKLRFCNLKECESHVHTLDSPCANIRMEIAWPPGVPFVHPHDLPNKAKIGFLEAYEPGWTATHDMENQCP; translated from the exons ATGGCAGGCCCGTCTTTGGGTCGTGTGAAGCTCACTGATCTAGTACCCTCTGAAGGTCTTCCTTCTGATTCTTATAAATTATCAGTCTCGACTTTGTCACAGTCACTAGCTCAATATTCTGCTGCCATCATCCAGTTTCCTGCAAGTGATGGGGCTCTTTTAAGATCTGGATTGGATTCTGCTCGCCTATACTTTCACCAAAGAGCATCATGCCCAGCTGCGGATATGATGCATACCAATGACTCTCGTGAGTGGTGCAAGACGTCTGGTTACAATGCAGATCCTCAGCTGTGGCTAGAAACTTATGATTACCGGCCAGGCCTTACTCCTAATGAGCCCAACAATGTAATGGATCTCCCTCCAGCTGGTTTGCCAGACGTATTTGCTCTGCTTGGAAAGGCAGCTCGGGATATTCTGGATGCCATCAGCTTCTATTTGAACTTGCGCAGCTCTCCATTTACTGAGATACTAGATAATGTTCCCCTGAGAAATCGGGAAATTTCATCTTCGGTATTGTCTGTTTGCTGTCATGCGAGGACATCATTTCAGGGAGCACAACACCATAATTTAGCAACCCAAGAGGATGGCCAGTTGGTTATTTTTCCTGACCACGAGCACCAAGTTGATAAAAGCTTGTTATCTCTTGTTAAATCAGATAAGGCAGGTTTACATATAAGAGATTTTCATGGCCGATGGATTCTAGTGGATGGAGATCTTGGTCCTCAAGAAGCCATTGTTTATCCTGGGCTTGCACTTTATCAGGCAACAGCAGGCTATGTCAACCCTGCGTTGTACAGAACAGAGATTAATAGCATCCAGGGAAACATGTATGGACGATGTTCTTTGGCTTTCAAACTCATGCCCAGATCCATGACCAGTCTCAGTTGCTCAGAGATGAGAGCAGCTGGTCACGGGGTTGAAGCTCAGTTCCAGCTTCCAGTATCGGTGGATGACTTCATGCAGAGATCCCACCCAACTGATCAGCTCTTCAACAGGCAGAATATCCCGTGTTTCAATTTTCCCGCAGCCCAAGATG GATCTATGAAGCCCTtgatgaggaggaggaagaatgATTCGAGAAGCAAACCTTTGCCACCTTCCAAGAGGTTACGGCTTGAGGCTCAGAGAGTTCTGAAGGAGAGGGTTCAGGATATTGCTGATAAGAAGGGGATCAAGCTGAGGTTTTGTAACCTGAAGGAATGTGAAAGTCATGTTCACACGCTAGATAGCCCATGTGCCAATATAAGAATGGAGATCGCGTGGCCACCTGGAGTACCATTTGTTCATCCCCATGATCTACCTAATAAGGCAAAGATTGGTTTCCTTGAAGCATACGAACCTGGTTGGACAGCTACTCATGATATGGA GAATCAATGTCCATAG